One stretch of Zingiber officinale cultivar Zhangliang chromosome 6B, Zo_v1.1, whole genome shotgun sequence DNA includes these proteins:
- the LOC121990877 gene encoding peroxidase 1-like produces the protein MASNINLDSDENGARFFHFVTRPKNKKDKKIGFLREINNGGASKLRVGFYSQTYPTDKTLIRQAFNADVQKTDDIDAHLLRMHFHDFFVRVILIDSANGNTAEKDAKINNDKAVVEMHP, from the exons GGGCTCGATTCTTCCACTTTGTCACCCGTCCAaaaaataagaaagataaaaagatTGGCTTCTTGAGGGAGATCAACAATGGCGGTGCGTCCAAGCTCCGAGTTGGCTTCTATTCCCAAACCTACCCTACCGACAAAACCCTCATCAGGCAAGCCTTCAATGCCGATGTCCAGAAGACTGACGACATCGACGCTCACCTTCTCCGGATGCATTTCCACGACTTCTTTGTCAGAGTCA TTCTCATCGATTCGGCGAACGGGAACACGGCAGAAAAGGATGCGAAGATCAACAATGACAAAGCAGTCGTGGAAATGCATCCGTAG